A section of the Carya illinoinensis cultivar Pawnee chromosome 12, C.illinoinensisPawnee_v1, whole genome shotgun sequence genome encodes:
- the LOC122289407 gene encoding uncharacterized protein LOC122289407: MEGFKQCLENCNLYDLGWKAMMYTWTNQHTDDTFTKERLDRVVANPSWLEIFKERVVETLTARQSDHKPILLALFENKPHIRNRRRLFRFEAKWSLDEEGGRVVEDAWKRTLETKNLLIKVQRKLKACSGDLLRWNSQRASDGENEILRLSERLKMEQENESPHNVSVVRKLEKELGLLLEKEDLKWKQRAKRSWYKLGDKNTKLFHECANQRRKRNCISEIIDDQGRCVKDHKGIEEVFFQYYSNLFSSSNPSTNDIAAGLWGSREQGFRFNE; the protein is encoded by the coding sequence ATGGAGGGATTCAAACAGTGCCTAGAGAATTGTAATCTTTATGACCTGGGATGGAAGGCTATGATGTATACCTGGACAAACCAACACACAGATGATACTTTTACCAAAGAAAGGCTTGATAGGGTTGTTGCTAATCCTTCATGGTTGGAGATCTTTAAAGAAAGGGTGGTGGAGACATTGACTGCCAGGCAATCGGATCATAAACCCATTCTACTCGCCTTGTTTGAAAATAAACCTCATATAAGGAATAGAAGGAGACTATTCAGATTTGAGGCAAAATGGAGTTTAGATGAGGAAGGTGGAAGGGTTGTGGAAGATGCATGGAAAAGAACCttggaaacaaaaaatttattgatcaaGGTTCAAAGAAAGTTGAAAGCATGTAGTGGAGACCTTCTTAGATGGAACTCTCAAAGAGCTAGTGATGGAGAAAATGAGATATTAAGACTGTCTGAGAGGTTAAAAATGGAGCAAGAAAATGAGAGTCCTCACAATGTTTCTGTTGTGAGAAAATTGGAAAAGGAATTGGGTTTACTCCTTGAAAAGGAGGAtttaaaatggaaacaaagggccaaaAGATCCTGGTATAAGCTTGGTGACAAAAATACCAAGTTATTTCATGAATGTGCCAATCAGAGAAGGAAAAGGAATTGTATCAGTGAGATTATAGATGATCAAGGAAGATGTGTGAAAGATCATAAGGGAATTGAAGAGGTGTTCTTCCAGTACTATAGCAATCTGTTCTCTTCTTCTAATCCTTCAACAAATGATATAGCTGCTGGTTTGTGGGGGAGTAGAGAGCAAGGTTTCAGGTTCAATGAATGA
- the LOC122290527 gene encoding upstream activation factor subunit UAF30 has protein sequence MLPQRMKKAITDNPKKLANLIDLVNLPSTLRDFVGQSQISRLGCFMHVWSYIKTNNLQDTNNKNVVNCDKKLKGILLGKPQVELAELPALIKLHFPKEPK, from the exons ATGCTGCCACAGCGCATGAAGAAGGCCATTACGGATAATCCAAAGAAGCTTGCCAACTTGATTGACCTTGTAAATCTTCCATCAACGCTCAGAGACTTTGTGGGTCAGTCTCAGATTTCTCGTCTAGGCTGTTTCATGCATGTCTGGTCCTACATCAAGACCAACAATCTGCAG gatacaaacaacaaaaatgtgGTCAATTGTGATAAAAAGCTGAAGGGTATTTTGTTGGGCAAGCCTCAGGTTGAGCTAGCTGAACTTCCAGCATTGATCAAATTGCATTTTCCTAAAGAGCCAAAGTAA